The Spirosoma sp. SC4-14 DNA window CGTTCCGGCCTGGCCACTGGCTATCCGGAAAACAACACCTTTATGACTGTACATTTTCATCGACTCGACGAACTCGACACAGTAGCCCGTCAATTGCTGGCCGAAGGGCGAAAGCATTCGGTATGGCTGTTTGAAGGCGAAATGGGAGCTGGTAAAACCACGCTCATTAAAGCACTTTGCCGGGCATTAGGAGTCGTAAGTATGGTACAAAGTCCAACATTTTCGATTGTTAACGAGTATAGTACGCACGAAGGCCATTCCATTTATCACTTCGACTGCTACCGTCTCCGCAACGAAGCCGAAGCACTGGACATTGGCATTGAAGAGTATTTTGATTCAGGCGATTATTGTTTTATTGAGTGGCCGGAACGTATAGAATCGCTATGGCCTGCCACATATTACCAAATTCATCTTTCGGCCGACCATGTTGGTCGCCGAACGGTGAAAACCTTATCAGTTGACTAGTTTTACAGTTTATGGGTTTATGATTTACGGTTTATGGTTTACGGTTGCTCTACGCCTTTAGGTTCTAACAGGCAGAGCAACCATAAACCATAAACCGTAAATTGAAAACTGAAAACTGAAAACTGAAAACTTTTATCGTGTGACTGGATTTGAGGAATTGGCCAAGCAAACGGCCTTATATCCAAAAGAAGCTCCACTGGCCGTTAAGACCAGCCGGAATGGTTTACTCATCGGTTTACCGAAAGAAGTATCGCTTCAGGAGAACCGTATTGCACTCACCCCCGAAGCGGTAGCCATTCTGATCCGAAATGGCCATAATGTTATTGTTGAGAAAGGGGCTGGCGAAAAAGCCAAATTTACGGATACCGAATATAGTGAAGCCGGAGCCCAGATTGCTCAATCGCCCCAGGAGGTCTACGAGGCTAATCTGATTCTCAAAGTTGAGCCTCTGGTCGAATCAGAATTCGACTATGTCAAGTCGGGTAGCACGGTTATTTCGGCCTTGAATCTACCCGCTCATGACCGCTCCTACTTTGAGAAAATCAACAGCAAAAACCTCACTGCCTTTGGCTACGAGTATATCGAAGACCAGGCTGGCAACATGCTCATCATTCGTTCCATGAGTGAAATTGCCGGTAGCACTGTGATGCTTATTGCAGGCGAATACCTCAGCAATGCCGACAATGGCCGAGGTATTATTCTGGGAGGCATAACGGGTGTTCCGCCAACGAAGGTTGTGATGCTGGGAGCCGGAACCGTTACTGAATATGCGGTACGCACATCGCTGGGCATGGGGGCCGATGTGAAAGTATTCGACAAGCATTTATACAAACTCCAACGGCTCAAATACTCGGTTGGTCAGCATGTTTACACCTCCATTATCGACTCTGACACCTTAACGGAAGCCATTCAGCGGGCCGATGTAGTGATTGGTGCCATGCGGGCCGAAGATGGATTAAGCCCCGTTGTTGTAACGGAAGAAATGATTGGTCGAATGAAACCCGATTCGGTTATCATCGACGTGTCCATTGACCAGGGCGGCAACTTCGAAACTTCGCGTATGACTACGCATAAACACCCAACGTTCAAACATATGGGTGTTATTCACTATTGCGTACCCAATATTGCAGCACGAGTTGCGCATACGGCCAGTATGGCATTGAGCAACATCTTCCTGCCATTTCTGCTCGAAACCGGCACTACTGGTGGTATTGAGCAAATGATGTATGCGAACCGTTGGTTTATGAAAGGTGTTTATGCTCATAAAGGAACATTAACGAATGCCTATATAGCCCGGAAGTTCAACATGCGATTTAAGGATTTGGATCTTCTGCTGGCAGCACGTTTTTAAAAGCCCCTTGGGGGCTCTAAATTACTTTCACAATGATTAACCATAGTAACGAAAACACACTTCTCGACGATGCCAACTCCTACGATGTCAATAAGGAATTGATGGGTGCTATTTCGTCGGATTTTGTTAAGGTGGCCGATCAGTTGAAAGAGGCTTCCTATCAGATCAGAAAACGCGGTTTTTCGGAATATCCACTATTTGTGGCTTCGCGCCGGGAGGTTCCGGTGGGTCAACTACTGATTGGCGCAAATGAGCTGGAAAATCAGTGGAACTACAAAGCATCGTTTCTGGACGAGTTCATACAACGCGCGCTGATTGGCCCCGAATCGGTCGACCTCTGGAAAGAGAACTATAAAAAGCCTGACGAATACTGCTGTTTATTTGTTGTTCATGGTGACTTTGCCGGATTTGTTTATATCCCGTATCCAGAAGACTGACATCTTTTCGATGAGAAAACACTAAAGCCGATTCACTACTGAATCGGCTTTAGTGTTTTCTGGAGATGTTGGCAGGCAGTCTCGTTTCACTGCTGGCCGATGCATTCTTCACCAACCAAAACCAGATTGAAAGAATGAACCTGCGGCTCTGGTTCAATAATACTTTTTCGGGAAATTCCTTTCTCCGAAAAAGCCTAGTAAAACGGCATTTCATCTGGTTACCTGCTAGTAAATTAGTCGTCAGACAATAGGGTCAAAATCGACCCTGTACCTATCAAAAACCGCTACTTATCGAGTGTATTGGAGATTAAATCAATTTTGCGTATATTAAGCCAATCTTACTAAAAAGGCTAGGAAAAGATAACTTTTTTTTGTATTTTTACAATCTGTTAGGCTCACCCGAGAGTGTGGTTTACTGAGCCCTAAATAACAAATTTCAGACACGCTCCCATTCCGATATGACCAACGAACTGATTGACGCAGAAACTCCAGTTGAAACCGCGTTAGGTAATTATGGTGCCGATAACATTCAGGTCCTCGAAGGCCTGGAAGCCGTCCGTAAACGCCCAGCCATGTATATTGGCGATGTTGGTATTCGCGGCCTGCACCACCTCATCTGGGAAGTCGTCGATAACTCGATTGACGAAGCGCTGGCGGGCTACTGCGATAAAATTACCGTAACAATTAATCCCGACAACTCCATTACCGTGCAGGATAATGGGCGGGGTATTCCAACTGGCATCAACACAAAAATGGGCAAATCAGCCCTGGAGATTGCCATGACAATCCTGCATGCCGGTGGTAAATTCGATAAAGATACCTATAAAGTTTCTGGTGGTTTGCATGGCGTTGGTGTCTCCTGCGTGAATGCACTCTCAACCGATGTCCGCGTGGAAGTCCATCGCGAAGGCAAAATCTTCGAGCAGGAATACAAAATTGGTATTCCCCAGTATGACGTTCGTGTGATTGGCGAAGCCTCCGATACTGGCACAATAACGCACTTCAAACCCGACGGCAGCATCTTCACCGAAACGGTTTATAAATACGACACCGTAGCCGGACGTTTACGTGAACTAGCTTACCTGAACAAAGGCATTCATATCTTCCTGAAAGACCTGCGCGAACTGGATGAGGATGGTCAACCACTCCGTCAGGACGATTTTTTCTCAGAAGGTGGCCTGGTCGAATTCGTTCAGTATCTTGACGAAACCCGCCCTTCGCTGGATGGCATGAAGCCTATCTATATGGAGAGCGACAAAGGCTCTACACCCGTTCAGGTTGCATTGGTCTACAATTACGAAGCCGGCGAAAACGTCCTCTCCTACGTTAACAACATCAACACGCATGAGGGTGGCACACACGTTCAGGGCTTTCGCTCGGCACTAACACGCGTTCTGAAGAACTATGCCGATAAAAATCCCGGCGTATTGCCAAAGAATGCGGGTAAAGTAACGTTTAGTGGCGAAGATTTCCGGAAAGGCCTAACAGCCGTTATTTCCGTAAAAGTAGCGGAACCTCAGTTTGAAGGTCAGACAAAAACGAAGCTCGGTAACCAGGACGTTGTAAGCGCCGTTAGTCAGGCTATGGCCGATATGCTCGAAACCTGGCTGGAAGAGAATCCCAAAACCGCTGGAGGTATTGTTAAAAAAGTGCTTGTTTCGGCTCAGGCGCGTATTGCGGCCGACCTTGCCTACAAGCGCATCATGACCGAGCGGAAAGACTTTATGGGCGGTATGGGCCTGCCGGGCAAACTGGCCGACTGCTCCGATACCGACCCGGAAAAGTGCGAGCTTTATCTGGTAGAGGGTGACTCGGCCGGTGGTACCGCCAAACAGGGTCGCAACCGGGCATTCCAGGCCATTTTACCCTTACGTGGTAAAATTCTCAACGTAGAGAAAGCCATGGAGCACAAAATTTATGAAAACGAAGAAATAAAAAATATCTGGACGGCCCTCGGCGTTCGGCTTGAAAAGAAAGATGACGAAACGATAATGAACCTCGATAAGCTTCGTTATCATAAAATCATTATCATGACCGATGCCGATGTCGACGGTAGCCACATTCGGACGCTGATTCTGACGCTGTTCTACCGCAATATGAAAGCGCTGATCGATAATGGCTATATTTATATCGCTCAGCCACCGCTTTATCTCGTTAAAAAAGGCAAAGAAGAGCGGTATTGCTGGACCGAAGCCCAGCGTGAAGCTGCCGTTAAAGAACTAGCCGGTGGTGGCCGGGAAGAAAATGTAGGCGTTCAGCGTTATAAAGGCCTCGGCGAGATGAACGCTGAGCAGCTCTGGAGCACAACCATGAACCCCGAAACCCGAAGCCTGAAAGTGGTAACGGTTGAGTCGGCAGCCGATGCAGATCACGTGTTCTCGACCCTGATGGGCGATGAAGTTGCCCCCCGACGTGACTTCATCGAACGAAATGCAAAATATGCCCGAGTGGATGTTTAAAATCAAAAAGGAGCTTCGTAAGCTCCTTTTTGATTTTAAACAATAGTATTTTTCGGATTTAGCCAATCGTCGGTTTTATCGTAAAGAAGTTGAAAAAGACTTCGACGTGTGATGATAAATCTGGCTTTTAGAGTCATGCCTTTCTTTAAATGGCCCTGTGCTCCGTTTTTAAGCCGAATAATCTCATTGTCCAACCGGCATTTTACCTTATAAATAGGGTTGTTGTCAACTACAACAAAATCATTGGCTATATCAACTAGCTTTCCAGAAACCAACCCCCATTCATTATAATTAAATGCATCGATCTGGAATTGTACGGGCATATTTATTCGTAATAATCCAATATCTTTAGAACTGACATGGCACTCTACTAATAAAGCAGAATCAGGAGAAATAATACCTAGATTTTCACCTGCCTGAATATAACTTCCAACGTATTTACCACTCCACTGCTGTATATGCCCTGAGATAGGTGCATGCAATGTATAAGGACGTTTTTCTTCCTCTAATTGCCGTTCATGTGCTTGTAGCTCGGTTAATTCAGCACGGTACCTATTCCGATCTAATTGCCACTGCGATAGTTGCTTTTCAATAAAAGTACTATACTCGGTTTGCAGGCGCCGATAAGCATATGCTTTCTCATCAAACTCCCGCATCGCAATCACCTTATCATGATATAGTTTACGGTCGGCATCAAGCTCTTTCCTGACCTTATTCTGATGATCCAGCATCTCAGTCAGCGAATACCTAAATTGAGAGTACTGCTGCATATACAGTGAAGATGATAAATCAGTCAACGAGAATAAATGGGCCGAATCCAGCTTTACCAATCGATCTAAATCATGCAGAAATATCAATTTCTCCGACTGTTGATCCTGATTCAAACGTAATTTTGTATCCAGTACATGGGTTTGTAAAAATACTAAAGGCTGGCCCTTATAAATATATTGATTTTCACGAACTGTGATCCTAGTAACCGTTCCAGCTACTAAAGGCCTGACTTCTGTCTTCTCCTGCTCAGTTCGAAGTAATCCCGGACTTGTAACCGAAACATCTACATAAACAAAGGGTAGTGCTAACATAGCCCCTAAAAGACTCACTAAAACCAGCGTATAGAGCAATTGACTTTGCCGATGAACACGCGGCAAATATGCTTCCAGTGTATTCTCGACTATTTCGACCGGAAAGAGTTGATGTTGCATGATGACAGAGCCTACTTAAATAAGTTCAGTTTGTTGTTGCCACAGCTTTTGATACACACCATTTTGCTGTATCACTTCCTGATGGGTTCCTTCTTCTACTAACTGCCCATTTGCAAGCACGATAATTTTATCGGCCTGTCGAATCGTGCTAAATCTATGAGCGATTAGTATAACTGTCTTTTGCTGGCTACGTAACTCCTGAATAGCCTGATGCACATATTTTTCAGAAGTAGAGTCAAGCGAAGAGGTGGCCTCATCTAGAATTAAAATATCAGGCTGGCGGTATAAGGCACGAGCAATGGCCAAACGTTGACGTTGTCCTCCTGACAGATTGCTGCCGTTTTCACCAATATATGCCCCAAACCCACCGGGGAGTTTCTGGACAAATTCGGTAATACCCAATTGTTCACAGATAGCCATCAAACGTGGCATATCGGGCTCAAAATCGCCTAGAGCAATGTTCGTAATCACATTTCCCGCAAACAGGTCAATCTGTTGAGGAACCACCGCGATGCGTTGGCGTAGGCTTTCATTTCGAATGTGCCGGATATCAAGTTTACCAATGGTGATACAGCCTCTCTGAAGCGGATACATATTCTGAAGCAGGGCAAGTAGTGTTGATTTGCCCGAACCACTCTCGCCCACTATCGCCGTTACCTTACCATGAGGAATAGTGAGGGTTAAATGCTCAAATACCTGTACACGGGAACCATACCGAAAGCTAACATCCTGAAACTGAATATCGCTCATAAAGGCTGGCAATAAATCTACCTTCTGAGGATCTTCTTCTTTATCCAGATCCATAATTTCAAACAGCCGATCTGCTGCTACCAGCGCTTCCTGAATACTTCGATTAGCTGTTATTAACTGACCTGCTGGCCCGGTAAAATAGCCAATAAGCGCATAAAACGACAATAATTCACCAGGCGTAATTTCATGCTCAATTACACTATAAGTACCAACCCAAAGCAGAATAATCGTAAATGCTCGTGACACTACTTCATTAGCTGCTCCCGTATAAATGGCATTGAGACTCGTTTCGTAAACACTTTTCAGCAGGCTAACAAACCGATTTTCTGTTTTCAGATTGGCAAACGACTCTAGCCCAAAACGCTTGATGGTTGCTACTGCCGTAAGTGACTCTACCAATTGCACTTCCAGATCGGCACTGTGCTCCATTAATGACCGCTGCTGACGACGGTTCAGATGATTCACAAACCAGTAGATACTCGCATAAAACGGAATGATCGCTAGCATGATCAGCGCTAACTTCCAGTAATAGGTAAACATCAGCCCGAAAGCAAACGAAACCACCAGCACATTAACGAGCATATTCAGTGCCGTGTCATTAATAAAAGTGCGAATCTTAACCGCATCGTTCACACGGGAAATAATTTCGCCCACACGCATTGAATCAAAAAAAGGCTGGGGTAATGTCAGCAAATGTTTATAATACCCTAAAATCAGGCGAGCATCGATTTGCTGGCCTGTTCGCAGAGCAAAAATAGACTTAACCGTACCGACAATGGTCTGTAAGACTAGCAACAGGAACATGCCCACCCCCAGTATGTTTAATAGATTCTGATTACTTTCTGGAATGACATAATCCGTAATTTTCTGAATATAGATGGACGTCGAAAGGCCAATCAGCGTATAGATAACAGCCCCGAAAATAGCCTGAACCATAATGCTCCAATGCGGCTTAAGCAGAAACCAGAATCTTCGGTATATTGAAATTTTCTGATCAGTAGGCCTGAAAATTGTTTGCTCAGGCAATAACAACACCAAAACGCCTGTCCACTCCTTACTGAACGCATCCATCGTTTTACGATGAATCCGCCCATCTGAAGGGTCCATTATCTGGACATGAGTGGCTGTAACGTCATAAATAACTACATAATGCTGGAGCCGCTGCTTAACAACGATATGGGCAATGGCCGGCCTGGGGATTTTCTGTAAACTTTCGACAGTACCTTTAACACCTTTGGCCTGAAAACCTAACTTATGGGCCGCTTCAACCAGCCCCAATACGGTAGTTCCTCGCTTATCGGTACTGGCATACTGACGAATGCGGGCAATGGGTAACGTTAGCTGATAATGAGCCGCTATGGAAGCCAAACAGGCGGCTCCACAGTCGGTAATATCATGTTGACGGATACGCGTAGATTTATGAGCCACAATTTAATTTTCATCAACAATAGCCTCGTACTCCTGTTTACCTTTTGCTTCGTTGACTAACTCCAGCTTAGGGTTGACAGTCAAATAACTAATGCGGGGAATACAACGGATATAATAAGACTTTCCTACTTCAACATTGAGCGTAATTTTTGAAATTCGTTCAACACTTTTTGCTGATAGTATTATTGGTGCTGACTTATAGATCCTAAGTTCTCTAGCCGAATTATTGCGAAGTTTAAAAAGTTTTTCACCTTCTTTTCTTATACCAAAACCTAACAAAACAGCAGATAATGTAAAAGGTCTGTATATGTAAATTTTCGCAAAATGCGTTGAGTCAATCTTATTATTCGCAAATTGACATTTTCCAGGCAAGCCAATACTTATTAAAAGTAAAAGCATAAAAATATATCTGTACCTATGCATAAAACTGTTTTTATTTGGGGCAAAACGAAAAACCAATGGCAACGTTAAACGCTTCTTTCAATGATGGATCTTCAGGTATAAAACCCTCTGTTTTGACTCGAATATCCCCATCTACCGACAACCATTTTAAAGGAGAACTTTCTCTACCAAATATCCGGTAACTGAATCGAAAATTGGCAGCACCGCCTACTATACCTTTGTTAGTGGTAAAGCTTAATTTTTCGGGTTGTTTCCATCCTTGTACGATGGCCGACATAGCATAATGTTTGCTAAAAGGTAGGTCAAATAAAGAAAGGCCAATTGCCCAATAGGTGTTATTTTTATTATTATACTGTCTTACGCAAATTGCTAGATTACCGTTATGTTTATATTTCAGCCATATATTTTCTTCAGTCATTGTACCAAACGGCACCATAATATACCCTATACCAAATCCAGCTTTCAATGTATTATTAATAATAAAATTACTCTTTCCAAACAATAGTGGGTTTGCTAAATTTACGAGTGACCATAGCCCAATATTTCGTAAATATCTACGTTCATCTGGCAGTAAGTCGCCATAATTTGTATATCGATAAAATGTACTAGTAGGCCTATGTAAATGGCGAACAGCCCCCCGTACATCATCGCCAACAATATCCCTCTCTAGCTCGTTGGCCTCTTCGGCCTCAGTAGTATTATTATATCGAGAAGCACTAAACGTATAATATAAGACAACTCCTAGGCGTCGTACAAAAAAATCGCCAATCACATTCCTGATTTTTTCCTGATCAAACATAACCAATTGTTGCTCCCTTTTTGAGAGTGCATAATCGGATTCGATACCAGCCGTATGCAGACGTATATAATAGGGCAAATCAGTATCGCGCAAAGTCTTTAAAGTCAGATCCGTTACTCCTGTTACTTTAGCCACACCTTTCTTAAAAAGGGGGGCAGAAATAGAGCCAATCCCCAAATTAGTTAATACAGAACGATGCCCTTCTTCGTGTGTCAAAGGAATCAGGTATAACGAAGCTAGCATTTGTATGGGTAAAATCAGGTACTGATATTTCTTAGTAGTATGCTTATAGGTTATATCTGACGTAATTCGATAAAACGATAAATATCCTTCATTAAATTGCCGCATCGTATACAGCTTGGGAGAATAATCAACTAGTGTAAAAGGATAGATATCAGTAATCTTTTTCTCAGCTTCTGATTGCCACGAAAAATAGTTATTTTTCAAAGTATCTATTTCATTTTTTTTCTGCCCAAAAGAAAGCACAGAAACAAACAGTAACTTTGGGATTATAGAAAAACTTCTATTAAGTTTCATTGGGAAAATTATAACAAAAAGTGTCAGAGTAGACTTTACTCTACCCTGACAAAAGACTAATTAGTAACCATTTGACACACAACCATCCTATTTCAGTTCAAAATACTGAAAATCTCTAAACAGTGAATTAAAACAAAATGGCATTTCTTACGCAAATTGTTCGGACACGAAGCCATCGATCGTAGAAATAATAAAGCCCGCTGCTGCTAAAGGTACAGCTACAGGTGCAGCTAAAAATCCGGCAACAACCATAAGGATACCTCCAACCCAAGCCCAAAATGATCCACCTTCAACAGCGGCCATTTCTTGTTGATTCATTTCCTGAACACCGTAATCATTTAATTCAAGTAACATGATTTTAGTTATTTAAGTAAAAATAAGCAATATCCCCAAGACGTTATCGGCCGAATAGTATGATTGGGTTACGACAAAAATAGTGATTAAATAATAAGCTACTTAGCACGCCCCCCCCCCTTTTTTTAGCAATGAAAGGAATATATTAGCAACCAAAAGAATATTGTATTATTCCCTATTATACACTAGTAATATATAGAACAAAATACATAGTAACCTGAGATGTATTTTATAGTCCTATAGAACTAGTTAATAACCCCACCCATGGACACCTTGATACACACAATCCGTACAATACGTCATCGGTTACATTATTCTCAGGAAGCAATGGCCTATGAACTGGGCATTAGTCAAACAGCCTATAGTTATCTTGAGAAAAATGAAGACATTTTAACAATTGGCCGACTCGTTAAAATTGCCACTATCTTTAACCTGCCCATCGTAGAATTAATAAAGCCATCATCAGAGATCCATAAAATGTATGCATTGCCTAACCCTGTTCAGAGCGATTTTTCGATTATACCTATTACTATCGGTGGTCGAATCCGCTTTTTGCGCGAAAAACAAGGGTTACGGCAACAGGAGTTGGCTTATCGAATGGGAATTAGCCAGAAAACGTACAGTATGATAGAGTCGGCGGACGACAGTAGCCAGAAAATTGGTAGATTGAAACAAGTAGCAACCTCTTTGTCCTTTTCCGATTGGACTGTCTTTCTACTACCAGAACTATATAATCTTCTGCTGCCAGAAAACGAATCGGGAGCGTTAACTCATAAAACAATAGTGTTCAGACAGTGATACTTCCACTATTTTAGAAGTAGCTACAACACATTCATTTAACCGAATAATAACATACGTAGGGCACAAAACCAGTATTTTTGTTGTATCTTGTTAATGTAAGCAATTTGATAATTGACTATAGCCATGTCGACTGTTCAGTAAACAGCCCCTCAAATACTAGTTATTATTAGCCAATGCGTTATTCCTTAAATCCAAACCGTACCTTACTAGGCAACCTTGTTTCCCGATTTACTCACCGTCAGCAGGACCAAACTCCGTCGGTAACTGATAAAATGGCAAAGGTTAGTGAAAAAGTTAGCAGCGTAATTGACCAGAGCGACTATCTCAGCCGCGATTTAAGCTGGTTGAAATTTAACGAACGCGTTCTGGATCAGGCACGTAGCCAGCGTCGAACGCTCATGGAACGATTGAAATTCCTGGCAATTTCGGCCTCTAATCTCGATGAGTTTTTTATGATCCGCGTGGGTAGTCTCTATAATTATCTGGACTATCATAAACAGCGGGTCGATTACTCTGGCCTACGGGAAG harbors:
- the tsaE gene encoding tRNA (adenosine(37)-N6)-threonylcarbamoyltransferase complex ATPase subunit type 1 TsaE, with the translated sequence MTVHFHRLDELDTVARQLLAEGRKHSVWLFEGEMGAGKTTLIKALCRALGVVSMVQSPTFSIVNEYSTHEGHSIYHFDCYRLRNEAEALDIGIEEYFDSGDYCFIEWPERIESLWPATYYQIHLSADHVGRRTVKTLSVD
- a CDS encoding peptidase domain-containing ABC transporter, which gives rise to MAHKSTRIRQHDITDCGAACLASIAAHYQLTLPIARIRQYASTDKRGTTVLGLVEAAHKLGFQAKGVKGTVESLQKIPRPAIAHIVVKQRLQHYVVIYDVTATHVQIMDPSDGRIHRKTMDAFSKEWTGVLVLLLPEQTIFRPTDQKISIYRRFWFLLKPHWSIMVQAIFGAVIYTLIGLSTSIYIQKITDYVIPESNQNLLNILGVGMFLLLVLQTIVGTVKSIFALRTGQQIDARLILGYYKHLLTLPQPFFDSMRVGEIISRVNDAVKIRTFINDTALNMLVNVLVVSFAFGLMFTYYWKLALIMLAIIPFYASIYWFVNHLNRRQQRSLMEHSADLEVQLVESLTAVATIKRFGLESFANLKTENRFVSLLKSVYETSLNAIYTGAANEVVSRAFTIILLWVGTYSVIEHEITPGELLSFYALIGYFTGPAGQLITANRSIQEALVAADRLFEIMDLDKEEDPQKVDLLPAFMSDIQFQDVSFRYGSRVQVFEHLTLTIPHGKVTAIVGESGSGKSTLLALLQNMYPLQRGCITIGKLDIRHIRNESLRQRIAVVPQQIDLFAGNVITNIALGDFEPDMPRLMAICEQLGITEFVQKLPGGFGAYIGENGSNLSGGQRQRLAIARALYRQPDILILDEATSSLDSTSEKYVHQAIQELRSQQKTVILIAHRFSTIRQADKIIVLANGQLVEEGTHQEVIQQNGVYQKLWQQQTELI
- a CDS encoding alanine dehydrogenase yields the protein MTGFEELAKQTALYPKEAPLAVKTSRNGLLIGLPKEVSLQENRIALTPEAVAILIRNGHNVIVEKGAGEKAKFTDTEYSEAGAQIAQSPQEVYEANLILKVEPLVESEFDYVKSGSTVISALNLPAHDRSYFEKINSKNLTAFGYEYIEDQAGNMLIIRSMSEIAGSTVMLIAGEYLSNADNGRGIILGGITGVPPTKVVMLGAGTVTEYAVRTSLGMGADVKVFDKHLYKLQRLKYSVGQHVYTSIIDSDTLTEAIQRADVVIGAMRAEDGLSPVVVTEEMIGRMKPDSVIIDVSIDQGGNFETSRMTTHKHPTFKHMGVIHYCVPNIAARVAHTASMALSNIFLPFLLETGTTGGIEQMMYANRWFMKGVYAHKGTLTNAYIARKFNMRFKDLDLLLAARF
- a CDS encoding HlyD family efflux transporter periplasmic adaptor subunit — translated: MQHQLFPVEIVENTLEAYLPRVHRQSQLLYTLVLVSLLGAMLALPFVYVDVSVTSPGLLRTEQEKTEVRPLVAGTVTRITVRENQYIYKGQPLVFLQTHVLDTKLRLNQDQQSEKLIFLHDLDRLVKLDSAHLFSLTDLSSSLYMQQYSQFRYSLTEMLDHQNKVRKELDADRKLYHDKVIAMREFDEKAYAYRRLQTEYSTFIEKQLSQWQLDRNRYRAELTELQAHERQLEEEKRPYTLHAPISGHIQQWSGKYVGSYIQAGENLGIISPDSALLVECHVSSKDIGLLRINMPVQFQIDAFNYNEWGLVSGKLVDIANDFVVVDNNPIYKVKCRLDNEIIRLKNGAQGHLKKGMTLKARFIITRRSLFQLLYDKTDDWLNPKNTIV
- a CDS encoding helix-turn-helix transcriptional regulator, whose amino-acid sequence is MDTLIHTIRTIRHRLHYSQEAMAYELGISQTAYSYLEKNEDILTIGRLVKIATIFNLPIVELIKPSSEIHKMYALPNPVQSDFSIIPITIGGRIRFLREKQGLRQQELAYRMGISQKTYSMIESADDSSQKIGRLKQVATSLSFSDWTVFLLPELYNLLLPENESGALTHKTIVFRQ
- the gyrB gene encoding DNA topoisomerase (ATP-hydrolyzing) subunit B, yielding MTNELIDAETPVETALGNYGADNIQVLEGLEAVRKRPAMYIGDVGIRGLHHLIWEVVDNSIDEALAGYCDKITVTINPDNSITVQDNGRGIPTGINTKMGKSALEIAMTILHAGGKFDKDTYKVSGGLHGVGVSCVNALSTDVRVEVHREGKIFEQEYKIGIPQYDVRVIGEASDTGTITHFKPDGSIFTETVYKYDTVAGRLRELAYLNKGIHIFLKDLRELDEDGQPLRQDDFFSEGGLVEFVQYLDETRPSLDGMKPIYMESDKGSTPVQVALVYNYEAGENVLSYVNNINTHEGGTHVQGFRSALTRVLKNYADKNPGVLPKNAGKVTFSGEDFRKGLTAVISVKVAEPQFEGQTKTKLGNQDVVSAVSQAMADMLETWLEENPKTAGGIVKKVLVSAQARIAADLAYKRIMTERKDFMGGMGLPGKLADCSDTDPEKCELYLVEGDSAGGTAKQGRNRAFQAILPLRGKILNVEKAMEHKIYENEEIKNIWTALGVRLEKKDDETIMNLDKLRYHKIIIMTDADVDGSHIRTLILTLFYRNMKALIDNGYIYIAQPPLYLVKKGKEERYCWTEAQREAAVKELAGGGREENVGVQRYKGLGEMNAEQLWSTTMNPETRSLKVVTVESAADADHVFSTLMGDEVAPRRDFIERNAKYARVDV